One window from the genome of Rhodococcus sp. ABRD24 encodes:
- a CDS encoding response regulator, protein MIRVLIVEDEPLIAEAHRSYVERMEGFSVHTVVHTANAAIRAVTDAAVGDDPIDLVLLDIGLPDASGLDLAGALSGLRPSPDIIAVTSARDLAVVRAAVTRGVVLYLLKPFTFAALRDKLEHFREFRAALTEGGTAASQRDIDRAMAVLRSVDERATSPKGVAPQTADRIGACIRDADRPMTAAEVAAAVGVSRVTAWRYLERLADDGALARETEYGRAGRPQVRYAWADAAH, encoded by the coding sequence ATGATCCGGGTCCTGATCGTCGAGGACGAACCACTGATCGCGGAGGCACATCGCTCGTATGTCGAACGGATGGAAGGCTTCTCGGTTCACACCGTGGTGCATACCGCGAACGCCGCAATTCGTGCTGTCACCGACGCCGCCGTCGGTGACGACCCGATCGATCTCGTCCTGCTCGACATCGGTCTGCCCGACGCCAGCGGGCTGGACCTCGCGGGCGCGCTGAGTGGTCTGCGCCCCAGCCCCGACATCATCGCCGTCACCTCGGCTCGCGACCTCGCGGTGGTCCGGGCGGCGGTGACCCGAGGAGTTGTGCTGTACCTGCTCAAGCCGTTCACGTTCGCCGCACTGCGGGACAAGCTCGAGCACTTCCGCGAGTTCCGGGCCGCGCTGACCGAGGGCGGCACCGCCGCGAGCCAGCGGGACATCGACCGCGCGATGGCGGTGCTGCGCAGCGTCGACGAACGCGCCACCTCACCGAAAGGCGTTGCGCCGCAGACTGCGGACCGCATCGGCGCGTGCATCCGCGACGCCGATCGGCCGATGACGGCAGCGGAGGTCGCCGCTGCCGTCGGGGTCTCGCGTGTGACGGCGTGGCGGTATCTCGAACGCCTAGCCGACGACGGGGCACTCGCCCGGGAAACCGAATACGGTCGGGCAGGTCGGCCGCAGGTGCGATACGCCTGGGCCGACGCCGCGCACTGA
- a CDS encoding sensor histidine kinase, with the protein MSVARRLLILQLVVLTLVITAISVLAVLDERHDSDAAIRREVTGIAETLALSKSTVAALRSPDPTALLQPETERIRAATDTDFIVVMAPDRTRYTHTDPTLIGQRFTGSIERALAGETFTETYAGSLGPSIRAVTPVRDGGELLGLVAVGVTRERIGKEFERGLPSLLGIAALAVGIAAIGAMWVSNRIRRQTLGLDPDELRRLYEHHDAVLRSIGEGLIVFGREHDGRGRVDVVNDEARRLLWLPDGPITLDQLPETLRRIGPDADEEQDEVHVTADRVLLVGRAPVLWEGRRIGTVVTLRDRTELQNTLGELDSARSVAESLRAQAHEYANRLHTIVTMVELGRHDEAVAFTTAELQMSQQLIDRLMTAVHEPALAALLLGKVNEAAQHGVELTITEDTALGPVRTLSPIELVTVVGNLIDNAVDAARSADAEGSTPWVEVTVSEEDSNLVIRVADSGPGLDPNTLARAMTRGYSTKQVNGRPAMQRGLGLALVAQVVTRHGGRLRTEPSLAGMLVVEIPLHGPETKDGTA; encoded by the coding sequence ATGAGCGTCGCCAGGCGGCTGCTGATCCTCCAGCTGGTCGTGTTGACGCTGGTCATCACCGCGATCTCGGTGCTGGCCGTCCTAGACGAGCGCCACGACTCCGACGCCGCGATCCGCCGTGAGGTGACCGGAATCGCAGAGACCCTCGCGCTGTCCAAGTCGACGGTCGCGGCGCTGCGCAGTCCTGACCCGACCGCATTGCTACAGCCGGAGACCGAACGCATCCGCGCAGCCACGGACACCGATTTCATCGTCGTCATGGCGCCGGACCGCACGCGATACACCCACACCGATCCGACGTTGATCGGGCAGCGCTTCACAGGGAGCATCGAGCGGGCCCTGGCCGGCGAGACATTCACCGAGACTTACGCCGGATCGCTCGGTCCGTCGATCCGGGCGGTGACGCCCGTCCGCGACGGCGGCGAACTACTCGGCTTGGTCGCGGTCGGGGTCACCCGCGAACGGATCGGCAAGGAATTCGAGCGGGGGCTGCCATCGCTGCTGGGGATCGCCGCGCTCGCGGTCGGGATCGCTGCGATCGGTGCGATGTGGGTGAGCAATCGCATCCGACGCCAGACGCTGGGGCTCGACCCGGACGAACTGCGCCGTTTGTACGAGCATCACGACGCGGTGCTGCGTTCCATCGGCGAAGGACTGATCGTGTTCGGTCGCGAGCACGACGGGCGCGGGCGGGTGGACGTCGTCAACGACGAGGCACGCCGGTTGCTGTGGCTTCCGGACGGGCCGATCACGCTCGATCAGTTGCCCGAGACGCTGCGCCGGATCGGACCCGACGCCGACGAGGAGCAGGATGAGGTCCATGTGACGGCCGACCGGGTACTACTCGTAGGACGTGCCCCCGTGCTGTGGGAGGGAAGGCGGATCGGCACGGTCGTTACGTTGCGCGACCGCACCGAATTGCAGAACACCCTGGGCGAATTGGACTCGGCGCGCAGTGTCGCAGAGTCGCTGCGCGCCCAGGCCCACGAGTACGCCAATCGTCTCCACACGATTGTGACAATGGTGGAGTTGGGCCGGCACGACGAGGCCGTCGCTTTCACCACTGCGGAACTGCAGATGTCGCAGCAGTTGATCGACAGACTGATGACGGCGGTACACGAGCCGGCGCTGGCAGCGCTGCTACTCGGCAAGGTCAACGAGGCCGCACAGCACGGTGTGGAGCTGACGATCACCGAGGACACCGCACTCGGACCGGTCCGTACGCTGAGCCCAATCGAGTTGGTGACCGTGGTGGGCAACCTGATCGACAACGCCGTCGACGCGGCACGATCTGCCGACGCGGAAGGCTCGACGCCTTGGGTGGAAGTGACCGTCTCGGAGGAGGATTCGAATCTCGTGATCCGCGTTGCCGACAGTGGTCCAGGCCTGGATCCGAACACACTGGCGCGCGCGATGACCCGCGGATACTCGACCAAGCAGGTGAACGGTCGACCGGCGATGCAGCGCGGGCTCGGCCTGGCACTGGTAGCGCAGGTGGTGACCCGGCACGGCGGGCGCCTGCGGACCGAACCGTCGCTCGCCGGAATGCTGGTCGTCGAGATCCCCTTGCACGGCCCCGAAACGAAGGACGGAACCGCATGA
- a CDS encoding cation:dicarboxylase symporter family transporter, translating to MSTSATGKPGAAQLTPQPADKKKTRDRTHWLYVGVIIAVVAGVLVGWLAPEAGKSLGVLGTMFVDLIKMMISPVIFCTIVLGIGSVRAAASVGKVGGLALAYFIGMSTAALGIGLVVGNLLNPGSGLDITADTASTGAALAEKAHAAGGTMDFIGSIIPTSMLSSLTEGSVLQTLFVALLVGFGLQAMGRQGEPVLRGIGYVQKLVFKVLSMILWLAPIGAFGAIANVVGQTGLGAVVQLGALMLGFYLTCLIFVFGVLGSILRVVAGVSIFKLVRYLAREYLLIFATSSSESALPRLIAKMEHVGVERTTVGVVVPTGYSFNLDGTAIYLTMASIFIADAMGQPLALPEQLSLLVFMIIASKGAAGVSGAGLATLAGGLQSHRPELLDGVGLIVGIDRFMSEARAVTNFSGNAVATLLVGTWTKSVDTERVRAVLAGELPFDEGSMVDDHDVPAEPPQQPVEGPVRPTALPASAERELASA from the coding sequence ATGAGCACGAGTGCAACAGGGAAGCCGGGCGCCGCGCAACTGACGCCGCAACCGGCGGACAAGAAGAAGACCCGCGACCGCACACATTGGCTGTACGTCGGCGTCATCATCGCCGTGGTCGCCGGAGTCCTAGTCGGCTGGCTGGCCCCCGAGGCGGGCAAGTCCCTCGGCGTGCTCGGCACGATGTTCGTGGATCTGATCAAGATGATGATCAGCCCGGTGATCTTCTGCACCATCGTCCTCGGAATCGGATCGGTGCGGGCGGCCGCCAGCGTCGGTAAGGTCGGCGGGCTCGCCCTTGCGTACTTCATCGGCATGTCCACCGCTGCGCTCGGAATCGGGCTGGTCGTCGGCAACCTGCTCAACCCCGGTAGCGGGCTCGATATCACCGCAGACACCGCGAGCACCGGCGCGGCCCTAGCCGAGAAGGCACATGCGGCCGGCGGCACCATGGACTTCATCGGGTCGATCATTCCTACCTCGATGCTCTCGTCGCTCACCGAGGGCAGCGTGCTGCAGACCCTCTTCGTCGCGCTGCTGGTCGGATTCGGACTGCAGGCCATGGGCCGCCAGGGCGAGCCGGTGCTGCGTGGCATCGGGTACGTGCAGAAGCTCGTGTTCAAGGTGCTGTCGATGATCCTGTGGCTCGCGCCCATCGGTGCATTCGGCGCCATCGCGAACGTCGTGGGTCAGACCGGCCTCGGGGCCGTGGTGCAGCTCGGCGCCCTCATGCTCGGCTTCTACCTGACGTGCCTGATCTTCGTGTTCGGCGTGCTCGGCAGCATACTGCGGGTCGTTGCCGGGGTGTCGATCTTCAAGCTCGTGCGCTACCTCGCACGGGAGTACCTGCTGATCTTCGCGACGTCATCGTCGGAGTCGGCCCTGCCGCGCCTCATCGCGAAGATGGAGCACGTCGGTGTCGAGCGCACCACTGTCGGCGTCGTCGTGCCCACCGGCTACTCGTTCAACCTCGACGGCACCGCGATCTACCTGACCATGGCGTCGATCTTCATCGCCGACGCGATGGGGCAACCGCTGGCACTTCCCGAGCAGTTGTCGCTGTTGGTCTTCATGATCATCGCGTCGAAGGGTGCGGCGGGTGTCAGCGGTGCCGGTCTCGCCACCCTGGCGGGCGGCCTGCAGAGCCACCGGCCCGAACTGCTCGACGGCGTCGGACTGATCGTCGGTATCGACCGATTCATGTCCGAGGCTCGTGCGGTCACCAACTTCTCCGGAAACGCCGTCGCCACGCTGTTGGTCGGGACGTGGACCAAGTCCGTCGACACCGAGCGCGTCCGTGCAGTGCTCGCAGGTGAACTGCCGTTCGACGAGGGCAGTATGGTCGACGACCACGACGTGCCTGCCGAGCCGCCGCAACAGCCGGTGGAGGGGCCGGTGCGCCCAACGGCACTACCGGCCTCCGCCGAGCGGGAACTGGCAAGCGCATGA
- a CDS encoding glutathione peroxidase produces the protein MTTPLQNIGINTLGGVPTSLGEYGGRAVLLVNVASKCGLTPQYTALEKLATEYSERGLTVIGIPCNQFMGQEPGTPEEIETFCSTTYGVTFPLMEKVEVNGENRHPLYAELTKTADADGEAGDIQWNFEKFLIAPDGTVVNRFRPRTEPDAPEVIAAIEAVLPR, from the coding sequence ATGACGACCCCACTGCAGAACATCGGTATCAACACCCTCGGCGGTGTGCCGACCTCGCTCGGTGAGTACGGGGGCCGCGCCGTCCTCCTGGTGAACGTGGCCTCCAAATGCGGACTGACTCCGCAGTACACCGCCCTCGAGAAGCTGGCCACCGAGTACTCCGAGCGCGGCCTCACCGTGATCGGCATCCCGTGCAACCAGTTCATGGGCCAGGAGCCGGGCACGCCCGAGGAGATCGAGACTTTCTGCTCCACCACGTACGGCGTCACGTTCCCGCTGATGGAGAAGGTCGAGGTCAATGGTGAGAACAGGCACCCGCTGTACGCCGAGCTCACCAAGACCGCGGACGCCGACGGCGAGGCCGGCGACATCCAGTGGAACTTCGAGAAGTTCCTGATCGCCCCGGACGGCACCGTCGTGAACCGGTTCCGTCCTCGCACCGAGCCCGACGCACCCGAGGTGATCGCAGCCATCGAGGCCGTCCTGCCCCGGTAG